One Triticum dicoccoides isolate Atlit2015 ecotype Zavitan chromosome 4B, WEW_v2.0, whole genome shotgun sequence genomic window carries:
- the LOC119292872 gene encoding GEM-like protein 1, which yields PAPSEHATYPRLSPEDLAPPPPPPYHAAASYSAPPASGNPYVSGPAAGSVPPPKNTMDSVKDVLGKMGKRFGEAARKTENTAGNFWQHLKTGPSIADAAMGRVSQITKVIAEGGYEKIFHQTFDVLPEEKLKKPFACYLSTSAGPVMGVLYLSNVKLAFCSDNPLAYKVGDKNEWSYYKVAIPRAQLRSVNPSTSRTNAAEKYIQVVSVDNHEFWFMGFVYYDSAVKHLQEALQEARILQA from the exons CCCGCCCCCTCGGAGCACGCGACGTACCCGAGGCTCTCGCCGGAGGACCTGgccccgccgccccctcccccgtaCCACGCCGCCGCGTCCTACTCCGCGCCGCCAGCCTCCGGCAACCCCTACGTCTCCGGCCCCGCCGCCGGCTCCGTGCCGCCTCCCAAGA ACACCATGGACTCGGTGAAGGACGTGCTGGGGAAGATGGGGAAGAGGTTCGGCGAGGCCGCCCGCAAGACGGAGAACACCGCCGGCAACttctggcagcacc TGAAAACTGGACCCAGTATTGCTGATGCAGCAATGGGCAGGGTCTCCCAGATCACCAAAGTCATAGCAGAAGGTGGATATGAGAAAATCTTCCATCAAACGTTCGATGTCCTCCCTGAAGAAAAACTCAAGAAGCCATTCGCATGTTATCTCTCAACCTCTGCTGGTCCTGTTATGGGTGTGCTCTACCTGTCCAATGTCAAGTTGGCCTTTTGTAGTGATAACCCACTTGCCTACAAGGTTGGGGATAAAAATGAGTGGAGCTATTACAAG GTTGCCATCCCGCGAGCCCAGCTGAGGTCCGTTAATCCTTCGACGAGCAGAACAAACGCAGCTGAGAAATACATCCAGGTGGTCTCGGTCGATAATCACGAGTTTTGGTTCATGGGCTTTGTGTACTATGACAGTGCTGTAAAGCACCTGCAGGAAGCACTCCAGGAGGCCCGTATTTTGCAAGCTTAG